One genomic region from Cyanobium usitatum str. Tous encodes:
- a CDS encoding TrmH family RNA methyltransferase, whose amino-acid sequence MPLLPRRFERLKAVLDRRMGDLTVVLEHVDKPHNLSAILRSCDAVGVLEAHVVSLAGRTPTFNCTSKGSEKWVPLHRHSDGDSVALLRQLKDQGFRLYGTHLSVEAVDYRQCDFTGPSALVLGAEKWGLSAEAAALVDQPIVIPMHGMVQSLNVSVACATLLFEALRQRQVAGVLPLHGEGVTDGRYDTLLFEWAYPEVAAWCQREGRPYPSLDAEGAISETLPRTIKLRH is encoded by the coding sequence ATGCCCCTGCTGCCCCGCCGCTTTGAGCGGCTCAAGGCCGTGCTCGATCGCCGCATGGGTGATCTCACCGTGGTGCTCGAGCACGTGGATAAGCCCCACAACCTTTCGGCGATCCTGCGCAGCTGCGATGCGGTGGGGGTGCTGGAGGCCCATGTGGTGAGCCTGGCGGGCCGCACGCCCACCTTCAATTGCACCTCTAAGGGCAGCGAAAAGTGGGTGCCGCTGCATCGTCACAGCGACGGCGACAGCGTGGCCCTGCTGCGCCAACTCAAGGACCAGGGCTTTCGGCTCTATGGCACCCACCTGTCGGTGGAAGCGGTGGACTACCGCCAGTGCGACTTCACCGGCCCAAGCGCCCTGGTGCTGGGGGCGGAGAAGTGGGGTTTAAGCGCTGAAGCGGCGGCATTGGTAGATCAGCCGATCGTGATCCCGATGCACGGCATGGTGCAGTCGCTGAATGTGAGCGTGGCCTGCGCCACCTTGCTGTTTGAGGCGCTGCGTCAGCGGCAGGTGGCCGGGGTGCTGCCACTCCACGGCGAAGGGGTGACGGACGGGCGCTACGACACCCTGCTGTTTGAGTGGGCCTATCCGGAGGTGGCTGCCTGGTGCCAGCGCGAAGGCCGCCCCTATCCAAGCCTTGATGCCGAGGGGGCCATCAGCGAAACCCTGCCCCGCACGATCAAGCTCAGGCACTGA
- a CDS encoding type II toxin-antitoxin system PemK/MazF family toxin → MPFPFTDRATQKRRPAVVLSSPDFQRASGHVLLAMVTSAKQSAWPLDWRIQHHQDAGLTQPCLVRFKVFTLDERLILKTLGHLAPPDRDGVAAQLHQLVD, encoded by the coding sequence GTGCCGTTCCCCTTCACGGATCGCGCCACCCAGAAGCGGCGCCCGGCGGTGGTGCTGTCGTCACCCGACTTCCAGCGCGCCTCAGGCCATGTGCTGCTGGCAATGGTGACGTCGGCCAAGCAATCCGCGTGGCCCCTGGATTGGAGGATCCAACACCACCAGGATGCAGGCCTGACCCAGCCCTGCCTGGTGCGCTTCAAGGTTTTCACGCTGGATGAACGCCTGATCCTGAAGACCCTGGGACACCTGGCCCCACCCGATCGCGATGGGGTCGCAGCCCAGCTGCACCAACTGGTGGACTAA
- a CDS encoding 16S rRNA (cytosine(967)-C(5))-methyltransferase, producing MEPCPPPPHSLAPAPPAETPTETPAIGLAPRQLAWQVLLAVGAGAYADLALERELQRHPLEGADRALATELAYGAIRQRRLLDAWLDALGKVPAARQPPKLRWLLHLGLYQLLFSSRVPASAAVSTTVELAKRGGLGRLAPVANGLLRACGRRRSEAGPEPWDGLGPLPSDPAASYGLRHSLPAWLAELALQWPDPEAFGLACNQPPALDLRLNLLRTTPAGALAAFTAAGIEAAPLPDLPGGLTLLGRSGELRALPGYAEGHWCVQDRTAQAVGLLLDPQPGERILDACAAPGGKSTHLAELMGNEGEVWAVDRSEGRLRRVGVNAARLGLQCIHTLAADATALAAEKPEWLGWFDRILLDAPCSGLGTLARHADARWRISPETVTELVPLQRALLESLLPLLKPGGQLVYATCTVHPAENGELLAGFLADHPGWQLQQSWQRWPAASGGDGFFAALLQA from the coding sequence GTGGAGCCTTGCCCTCCCCCGCCCCACTCCCTGGCACCCGCCCCCCCCGCCGAAACCCCAACCGAAACCCCCGCGATTGGCCTGGCGCCGCGCCAGCTCGCCTGGCAGGTGTTGCTGGCTGTGGGCGCTGGTGCCTACGCCGATCTGGCGCTCGAGCGGGAGCTGCAGCGCCATCCCCTTGAGGGCGCCGACCGGGCCCTAGCCACCGAACTTGCCTACGGCGCCATCCGCCAGCGGCGCTTGCTCGATGCCTGGCTTGATGCCCTCGGCAAGGTGCCCGCCGCCCGCCAGCCGCCCAAGTTGCGCTGGCTGCTGCACCTGGGCCTCTACCAGCTGCTGTTCAGCAGCCGGGTGCCTGCCTCTGCGGCGGTGAGCACCACCGTGGAGCTGGCGAAACGGGGCGGACTCGGCCGGCTGGCGCCGGTGGCCAATGGCCTGCTGCGGGCCTGCGGGCGCCGGCGCTCGGAGGCCGGGCCTGAGCCCTGGGATGGTCTGGGCCCCCTGCCCAGCGACCCCGCGGCCAGCTATGGCCTGCGCCATTCCCTGCCCGCCTGGCTCGCTGAGCTTGCTTTGCAGTGGCCTGATCCCGAGGCCTTCGGTCTGGCCTGCAACCAACCCCCCGCCCTCGACCTGCGCCTCAACCTGCTGCGCACCACGCCTGCTGGTGCTTTGGCGGCCTTCACTGCCGCCGGGATCGAGGCGGCCCCCCTGCCGGATCTGCCCGGGGGCCTCACGCTGTTGGGCCGCAGCGGCGAGTTGCGCGCCCTGCCCGGCTACGCCGAGGGCCACTGGTGCGTGCAAGATCGCACTGCCCAGGCGGTGGGTCTGCTGCTCGATCCCCAGCCCGGCGAGCGGATCCTCGATGCCTGCGCCGCCCCGGGTGGCAAGAGCACCCATCTCGCTGAGCTCATGGGCAACGAGGGTGAGGTGTGGGCAGTGGATCGCTCCGAGGGGCGCCTGCGCCGGGTGGGCGTCAATGCCGCCCGCCTTGGCCTGCAGTGCATCCACACCCTGGCCGCCGATGCCACCGCCCTGGCGGCTGAAAAGCCCGAGTGGCTTGGCTGGTTTGATCGCATCCTGCTGGATGCCCCCTGCTCGGGCCTCGGCACCCTGGCCCGCCATGCCGATGCCCGCTGGCGGATCAGCCCTGAAACAGTCACAGAGTTGGTGCCCCTGCAGCGGGCCCTGCTGGAGTCCCTGCTGCCCCTGCTCAAGCCGGGCGGCCAGCTGGTGTATGCCACCTGCACCGTGCATCCGGCTGAAAACGGCGAGTTGCTAGCTGGCTTCCTTGCCGATCACCCCGGCTGGCAGCTGCAGCAGAGCTGGCAGCGCTGGCCAGCCGCCAGCGGTGGCGACGGCTTTTTTGCCGCCCTGCTGCAGGCTTAA
- a CDS encoding AbrB/MazE/SpoVT family DNA-binding domain-containing protein produces MEVATLTAKGQVTVPKAVREALGLRQGDQLSWEMEDGSVRVRAIAPLDLAYLRSLDASLQEWSSPADEEAFAGL; encoded by the coding sequence ATGGAAGTGGCAACCCTGACGGCCAAGGGGCAAGTGACCGTACCCAAGGCGGTGCGTGAAGCATTGGGGCTACGGCAGGGGGATCAACTCAGCTGGGAGATGGAGGATGGCTCGGTCCGCGTGCGGGCAATTGCTCCGCTCGATCTGGCATACCTACGAAGCCTCGATGCCAGCCTGCAGGAGTGGAGCAGCCCAGCGGATGAGGAAGCCTTCGCAGGGCTATGA
- a CDS encoding type II toxin-antitoxin system VapC family toxin, giving the protein MAAMPTCVLDASAAIRVIIGDPVASQWRDQLKKAPLVLAPELMLSEVANTLWKLQRGGNLNGLDPQTLLADARDLVDQIEPNRHLQVEALALACHLDHPVYDCLYLALARREAAQLLTADQRLEKLASKVLP; this is encoded by the coding sequence ATGGCCGCCATGCCGACTTGCGTGCTGGATGCCTCTGCGGCGATCCGGGTGATAATAGGCGATCCGGTGGCATCCCAATGGCGGGATCAACTCAAAAAGGCCCCGCTGGTTCTGGCTCCGGAGTTGATGTTGAGCGAAGTGGCCAACACCCTCTGGAAACTGCAACGCGGCGGCAACCTCAACGGGCTTGATCCTCAAACGCTGCTGGCGGATGCCCGCGATCTGGTGGATCAAATCGAACCGAATCGCCACCTACAGGTGGAGGCCCTGGCCCTCGCCTGCCATCTCGATCATCCTGTATACGACTGCCTGTACCTTGCCCTGGCTAGGCGAGAAGCCGCCCAGCTGTTAACGGCGGATCAGCGCCTTGAGAAACTTGCCTCCAAGGTGCTGCCGTGA
- a CDS encoding sensor histidine kinase: MRISPLRIWLQSTSLLAVVAGYSLLLLFNQQIAFQQRTAAHLQLAEQLVAELGSRASERSQLQPLLNAALLPGLRLQLMLVPLQAASTAALQSRGGQEWLVSRQPLEVADGSSATLQVEQNVTASVQQEWLALWLLVIAAGLSSLFTSGLLRLVLQRGLVQPLQEFTAQLAATQAPPLPSNQIPVAEQPEELQPIAEAFNDLQERLRASWERQRSFVDGVAHELRTPITLISGHAQRLLRQPGLEATAPSLRLIQQEALRMGSLVSDLLDLARQDSGRLQLRRLPILADEALVQAYERLAPSSGWRLHLDTPAAELPVAIGDPDRLQQCLAALIENALRYSLAPLPVTLAADCLPEGLVLHVRDQGPGVASHERETIFERFSRGSAAINANSRGSGIGLSVVRLLMEAMGGSVQVAEAPGGGADFQLHLPMIRPLEVPPSA; this comes from the coding sequence TTGCGGATCTCACCGCTGCGCATCTGGTTGCAGAGCACCTCCCTGCTGGCGGTGGTAGCTGGCTACAGCCTGCTGCTGCTGTTTAACCAGCAGATCGCGTTCCAGCAGCGCACAGCCGCCCATCTTCAGCTGGCTGAGCAGCTGGTTGCCGAGCTCGGCAGCAGGGCCAGCGAGCGTTCCCAGTTGCAGCCCCTGCTTAATGCTGCGCTGCTGCCAGGCCTGCGCCTGCAGTTAATGCTTGTGCCTTTGCAGGCCGCCAGCACGGCTGCCCTGCAAAGCCGCGGCGGCCAGGAGTGGCTGGTGAGCCGGCAGCCGCTGGAAGTGGCAGATGGCAGCAGCGCCACCCTGCAGGTGGAGCAAAACGTGACGGCCTCCGTGCAGCAGGAGTGGCTGGCTCTTTGGCTGCTGGTGATTGCTGCCGGCTTGTCAAGCTTGTTTACCAGTGGGCTGCTGCGCCTGGTGCTGCAGCGTGGCCTGGTGCAGCCCCTGCAGGAATTCACCGCCCAGCTCGCCGCCACCCAGGCGCCGCCCCTGCCCTCCAATCAGATCCCCGTGGCTGAGCAGCCAGAGGAGCTGCAGCCCATCGCCGAGGCCTTCAATGACCTGCAGGAGCGCTTGCGGGCGTCCTGGGAGCGGCAGCGCTCCTTCGTGGATGGCGTGGCCCATGAGCTGCGCACGCCGATCACCCTGATCTCCGGCCACGCCCAGCGGCTGCTGCGCCAGCCGGGTCTTGAGGCCACAGCGCCCTCGCTGCGCCTGATCCAGCAGGAGGCCCTGCGCATGGGCAGCCTGGTGAGCGATCTGCTCGATTTGGCCCGCCAAGATTCCGGCCGCTTGCAGTTGCGGCGCCTGCCGATCCTGGCCGATGAGGCCCTGGTGCAGGCCTACGAACGGCTGGCCCCCAGCAGTGGCTGGCGACTGCATCTGGACACCCCAGCCGCCGAGCTGCCGGTGGCAATCGGCGATCCCGACCGGTTGCAGCAATGCCTGGCCGCCCTGATCGAAAATGCTCTTCGTTACAGCCTCGCGCCGCTGCCGGTCACCCTTGCTGCCGATTGCCTGCCGGAGGGCCTGGTACTGCATGTGCGCGATCAGGGCCCTGGTGTGGCATCGCATGAACGGGAAACGATCTTTGAGCGCTTTTCCCGCGGCAGCGCCGCCATCAACGCCAATAGCCGCGGCAGTGGCATCGGCCTGTCCGTGGTGCGGCTGCTGATGGAGGCGATGGGTGGCTCGGTGCAGGTGGCTGAGGCCCCCGGTGGTGGCGCTGATTTCCAGCTGCACCTGCCCATGATCAGGCCTTTGGAGGTGCCTCCTTCAGCATGA
- a CDS encoding HdeD family acid-resistance protein: protein MPSGATFNTPDDESGAGPQGRRAEEEGRLRGLTQAEGIVMIVLGLLALGFPVVASASVTLMVAIAFLVSGIVGWIDNISRAKRLGRWHCFWRLVVSTLFLVTGLWMLLQFKAGIVPAAFQVKALATAIGIVFLAEGVVTAILSLSHRSTKGWVWGLANGIVTLVLGFLILSMSPAGLLSVIGTLVGISFVFSGFDLLAFSSRFHPRVE, encoded by the coding sequence ATGCCCTCCGGCGCGACCTTCAACACACCAGACGATGAATCTGGCGCCGGTCCCCAGGGGCGAAGGGCGGAGGAGGAGGGCAGGTTGCGGGGCCTGACCCAGGCCGAAGGAATCGTCATGATCGTTCTGGGCCTCCTGGCCCTCGGCTTTCCCGTGGTGGCCTCCGCCTCGGTGACGTTGATGGTGGCGATTGCCTTCCTAGTGAGCGGCATCGTGGGCTGGATCGACAACATCTCACGGGCGAAGCGCCTCGGACGCTGGCACTGTTTCTGGCGGCTGGTGGTCTCAACCCTGTTCCTGGTCACGGGGCTCTGGATGCTCCTGCAATTCAAGGCGGGCATCGTGCCGGCGGCCTTCCAGGTGAAAGCCCTGGCCACGGCCATAGGCATCGTGTTCCTAGCCGAGGGAGTAGTGACTGCAATCCTCTCGCTCAGCCATCGCTCCACCAAGGGATGGGTTTGGGGGCTGGCCAACGGCATCGTCACCCTTGTACTGGGTTTCCTGATCCTCTCGATGAGTCCGGCCGGGCTGCTCTCCGTGATCGGGACCCTGGTGGGCATCAGCTTTGTGTTCAGCGGGTTCGATTTGCTCGCCTTCAGCAGCCGCTTCCATCCTCGTGTCGAGTGA
- a CDS encoding ATP-binding protein, with protein MAAVRRFLQPPPGSFFLFGPRGTGKSTWLAQVFPEALRLDLLAPDVLRAYQARPERLSEFVAAAGKTAHTVVIDEIQKAPQLLDVVHALVEQRRDLRFVLTGSSARKLRHGAANLLGGRLVAVHMGPFMAAELGEDFDLMRAQTNGLVPLVWQAVDPQATLAAYALLYLQEEVQAEALVRQIGDFARFLEVISFSQGSLLNLANLAREAEIPRKRAESYLGILEDLLISFRLPVFQRRAQRQLVQHQKFFCFDAGVFRSLRPRGPLDAPEEIGGIALESLVAQHLRALCQLRAGGAQLSFWRTRSGLEVDFVVYGPDLFMAIEVKHSRRIDRSDLKALRAFGEDYPEAERLLLSFCPEPLLIDGIRCEPLEAWLRQLRP; from the coding sequence ATGGCGGCAGTGCGGCGATTTTTGCAGCCACCCCCTGGCAGCTTCTTCCTGTTTGGCCCCCGCGGCACTGGCAAGTCGACCTGGCTGGCACAGGTGTTTCCCGAAGCCCTGCGGCTGGATCTGCTGGCACCGGATGTACTGAGGGCCTACCAGGCCCGGCCGGAGCGGCTGTCGGAATTCGTTGCTGCCGCTGGCAAGACAGCGCACACGGTGGTGATCGACGAAATCCAGAAGGCCCCCCAGTTGCTCGACGTGGTGCATGCCCTGGTGGAGCAGCGGCGTGATCTGCGATTTGTGCTCACTGGTTCAAGTGCTCGCAAGCTGCGCCACGGGGCTGCCAACCTGCTCGGCGGGCGGCTGGTGGCAGTGCACATGGGGCCCTTCATGGCTGCTGAGCTCGGCGAGGATTTTGATCTGATGCGGGCCCAGACCAACGGACTAGTGCCCCTCGTATGGCAGGCAGTGGACCCCCAGGCCACCCTGGCGGCCTATGCCTTGCTGTATCTGCAGGAAGAGGTGCAGGCAGAAGCCCTGGTGCGTCAGATCGGCGATTTCGCAAGGTTTTTAGAAGTGATCAGCTTTTCGCAGGGCTCATTACTAAACCTGGCAAACCTGGCCCGGGAAGCCGAGATACCCCGCAAAAGGGCTGAAAGCTATCTGGGAATTCTTGAGGATCTGTTGATCAGCTTTCGGCTGCCGGTGTTTCAACGGCGGGCCCAGCGGCAGCTGGTGCAGCACCAGAAGTTTTTCTGCTTCGATGCCGGAGTTTTTCGCTCCCTCAGGCCCCGCGGCCCGCTTGATGCACCGGAAGAGATTGGCGGCATCGCTCTGGAATCCCTGGTGGCACAGCACCTGCGGGCGCTCTGCCAGCTGCGAGCAGGAGGGGCCCAACTCAGCTTCTGGCGCACCCGATCTGGATTGGAGGTGGATTTCGTCGTGTATGGCCCAGATCTGTTTATGGCCATCGAGGTGAAACACAGCAGGCGCATCGATCGGAGCGACCTCAAGGCGCTGCGGGCCTTCGGCGAGGACTACCCGGAGGCAGAGCGCTTGCTGCTCTCCTTTTGCCCAGAACCGCTGCTGATCGATGGCATCCGCTGTGAACCGCTGGAAGCCTGGCTGAGGCAGCTGCGCCCCTGA
- a CDS encoding response regulator transcription factor, translating to MPSARLLIVDDDPELRYFLRTELEIEGYTCAEAASGQQALMQLRESPWDLLLLDWTLPDFSGVEICRRLRGSDDQTPVLMLTARDDVRERVEALDAGADDYLTKPFSIEELLARVRARLRNASKASSEPETLQLADLQLTAASREVSRGGESISLTGREFELLHLLLRQPNQVHGREAILNAVWGEQWVGDDNVIDVYIRALRRKLEREGRPTLIQTVRGVGFMLKEAPPKA from the coding sequence ATGCCCAGTGCCCGCCTGCTGATCGTCGACGACGACCCGGAGCTGCGCTACTTCCTGCGCACCGAGCTGGAAATCGAGGGCTACACCTGCGCCGAGGCGGCCAGCGGCCAGCAGGCGCTGATGCAGCTGCGGGAGAGCCCCTGGGACCTGCTGCTGCTGGATTGGACCCTGCCGGATTTCAGCGGTGTGGAGATCTGCCGGCGCTTGCGGGGCAGCGACGACCAGACCCCGGTGCTGATGCTCACCGCCCGCGATGACGTGCGCGAACGGGTGGAAGCGCTGGATGCGGGCGCCGACGACTACCTCACCAAACCCTTTTCAATCGAGGAGCTGCTGGCCCGGGTGAGGGCCAGGCTGCGCAACGCCAGCAAAGCCAGCAGCGAGCCTGAAACACTGCAGCTGGCTGATCTGCAACTCACTGCAGCCAGCCGGGAGGTGAGCCGCGGCGGCGAAAGCATCAGCCTCACCGGCCGGGAATTTGAGCTGCTGCACCTATTACTGCGCCAGCCCAACCAGGTGCATGGCCGTGAAGCGATCCTCAACGCGGTGTGGGGCGAGCAGTGGGTAGGCGACGACAACGTGATTGATGTGTATATCCGGGCGCTGCGCCGCAAGCTGGAGCGAGAAGGCCGGCCAACCCTGATTCAGACCGTCCGCGGCGTGGGCTTCATGCTGAAGGAGGCACCTCCAAAGGCCTGA
- a CDS encoding transglycosylase domain-containing protein produces MNRQRPATGKAPQPRRTNLVGVGLLAALIGGGVACGQAALVAGFDSLLPDARGINHFNRPGTLTILSADGQVVHKIGPVTREKLTPETMPPLVQQAFIAAEDRRFYQHNGIDPVGIARAMVRNLRKGSVEEGASTITQQLARTVFLSQDRTLIRKLKEAALAGKLERQLSKPQILTEYLNVVYLGSSAYGVADAAWVYFTKTPDQLTLPEAALIAGLPPAPSVYSPLVNPDLALERRAVVLRRMEEAGFISVSEQQQAEAAPLQLKPAEPKYWDSRAPYFSGWVQQELPKVLSPEQLEVGGLTVRSSVNLAWQEKAQSAVNRYASGSMQGALVAMEPGTGLVRAMVGGTDFKDSQFNRAAQALRSPGSTFKLFVYLTALQQGMLPERLFRDSARCFAGYCPKNFGNRYFGSVSMVMALQNSLNTVAVGLLKELGFDKVIETAKSLGITRELGRFYPLALGATEQTVVDMTAAYAAINNGGIYVKPTPFEEILGPDGELLWSRRVDGDQGRRAVNSDIAALMLWMLERAVRSGTGGGAALPDRPVAGKTGTSEGGRDLWFIGSIPQLTTGVWLGYDDSRTTKSTSVVATYAWRAFMAPISKDLPVRQFPPKPQLADTYRLDKKPAERRREPAASPESLGEPAPQPLEELDPTPSLNEQPNAPAAAQPQTPSTPAAPSPAPAPPPPPLEAPPPPVVAPPPSP; encoded by the coding sequence GTGAACCGCCAACGGCCCGCCACCGGCAAAGCTCCCCAGCCCCGCCGCACCAACCTGGTGGGAGTGGGGCTGCTTGCCGCCCTGATTGGTGGCGGCGTTGCCTGCGGCCAGGCGGCGCTAGTGGCGGGCTTTGACAGCCTGCTGCCCGACGCCCGTGGCATCAACCACTTCAACCGCCCAGGCACCCTCACCATCCTCTCGGCCGATGGCCAGGTGGTGCACAAAATCGGGCCGGTAACTCGCGAAAAGCTAACGCCCGAAACGATGCCGCCCTTGGTGCAGCAGGCTTTTATCGCCGCGGAAGACCGGCGCTTTTATCAGCACAACGGCATTGACCCGGTGGGTATCGCCCGGGCCATGGTGCGCAACCTGCGCAAGGGCTCGGTGGAGGAGGGGGCCAGCACGATCACCCAGCAGCTGGCCCGCACCGTATTTCTGAGCCAGGACCGCACCCTGATTCGCAAGCTCAAAGAGGCCGCCCTGGCCGGCAAGCTCGAGCGCCAGCTCAGCAAACCGCAGATCCTCACCGAATACCTCAACGTTGTTTATCTCGGCTCGAGCGCCTACGGCGTTGCCGACGCGGCCTGGGTGTATTTCACAAAAACCCCGGACCAGCTAACCCTCCCGGAAGCCGCCCTGATCGCAGGGCTGCCACCGGCCCCCTCGGTTTATTCACCCCTGGTGAATCCAGACCTGGCCCTAGAGCGGCGGGCCGTGGTGCTGCGCCGCATGGAGGAGGCGGGCTTCATCAGTGTCAGTGAGCAACAGCAGGCTGAAGCGGCACCGCTGCAACTCAAGCCAGCTGAACCCAAATACTGGGACAGCCGAGCCCCCTACTTCAGCGGTTGGGTGCAGCAGGAACTACCCAAGGTGCTCAGCCCCGAGCAGCTCGAGGTGGGTGGTTTGACAGTGCGCAGCAGCGTCAATTTGGCCTGGCAGGAGAAGGCCCAGTCGGCCGTGAACAGATATGCCAGCGGCAGCATGCAGGGCGCTCTGGTGGCGATGGAGCCAGGAACCGGCCTAGTGCGGGCGATGGTGGGCGGCACCGACTTCAAGGACAGCCAGTTCAATCGGGCAGCCCAGGCCCTGCGCTCGCCCGGCTCCACCTTCAAGTTGTTTGTTTATCTCACGGCCCTGCAGCAGGGAATGCTGCCGGAGCGGCTATTCCGCGATTCGGCCCGCTGCTTTGCTGGCTATTGCCCCAAGAATTTCGGCAACCGTTACTTCGGCTCGGTGTCGATGGTGATGGCGCTGCAAAACTCGCTCAACACGGTGGCGGTGGGGCTGCTCAAAGAGCTGGGCTTCGACAAGGTGATCGAAACGGCCAAGAGCCTCGGCATCACCCGAGAGCTGGGGCGCTTCTACCCCCTCGCCCTCGGCGCCACCGAGCAAACCGTGGTGGACATGACCGCCGCCTACGCCGCCATCAATAACGGTGGCATCTACGTGAAACCAACACCATTTGAGGAGATCCTCGGCCCCGATGGCGAGCTGCTGTGGAGCCGCCGGGTGGATGGTGATCAAGGGCGCCGGGCCGTCAATAGCGACATCGCGGCCCTGATGCTGTGGATGCTGGAGCGGGCGGTGCGGTCGGGCACGGGCGGCGGCGCGGCCCTGCCGGACCGGCCCGTGGCCGGCAAGACGGGCACCTCAGAGGGGGGGCGCGACCTGTGGTTTATCGGCTCGATTCCCCAGCTCACCACCGGGGTGTGGCTGGGCTACGACGACAGCCGCACCACCAAGAGCACCAGCGTGGTGGCCACCTACGCCTGGCGGGCTTTTATGGCGCCGATCAGCAAGGACCTGCCAGTGCGCCAGTTTCCGCCCAAGCCGCAGCTAGCGGACACCTACCGGCTCGATAAAAAGCCAGCTGAGCGCCGCCGTGAACCGGCAGCCAGCCCCGAAAGCTTGGGCGAGCCGGCACCCCAGCCGTTGGAGGAGCTAGATCCCACCCCCAGCCTCAACGAGCAGCCCAACGCCCCAGCCGCAGCCCAGCCCCAAACACCAAGCACCCCTGCTGCCCCCAGCCCGGCACCGGCCCCACCGCCGCCGCCGCTGGAAGCTCCGCCACCCCCGGTGGTGGCGCCACCACCATCCCCTTAA
- a CDS encoding ABC transporter permease, producing the protein MLLSLRRAPSLSVRMARWGLVIVVAYALVALLTPLLVHAGWLSDPNAGLQNPIYAQPSLSHWCGTDRLGRDVCVRTLAGSGVALQVVLLALVIALLTGVPLGMVSGYLGGWVDRVLVLLMDTLYTLPVLLLSVVLAFLLGRGLPNAAAALCVVYIPQYFRVVRNQTAQVKAELFVEAAQSLGAGPIWILRRYLLRNVITSVPVLLTLNAADAVLVLGGLGFLGLGLPETIPEWGGDLQQALTAVPTGIWWTALYPGLAMFVLVLGLSFLGEGLETWLSGGSAQRTGS; encoded by the coding sequence ATGCTCCTGTCGTTACGCCGCGCCCCCAGCCTCTCGGTCCGCATGGCCCGCTGGGGTTTGGTGATCGTGGTGGCCTACGCCCTGGTGGCCCTGCTCACGCCCCTGCTGGTGCATGCCGGCTGGCTGAGCGATCCCAACGCCGGCTTGCAAAATCCGATCTATGCCCAGCCCTCCCTGAGCCACTGGTGCGGCACCGATCGTTTGGGGCGCGATGTGTGCGTGCGCACCCTCGCCGGCAGTGGCGTGGCCCTGCAGGTGGTGCTGCTGGCCCTGGTGATCGCCCTGCTGACCGGTGTGCCGCTGGGCATGGTGAGCGGCTACCTGGGCGGCTGGGTGGATCGGGTGCTGGTGCTGCTGATGGACACCCTCTACACCCTGCCGGTGCTGCTGCTCTCGGTGGTGCTGGCCTTCCTGCTGGGCCGGGGCTTGCCCAATGCTGCCGCCGCCCTTTGCGTCGTCTACATCCCCCAATACTTCCGGGTGGTGCGCAACCAAACCGCCCAGGTGAAGGCCGAGTTGTTTGTGGAGGCGGCCCAGTCGCTTGGCGCCGGCCCGATCTGGATCCTGCGCCGCTACCTGCTGCGCAACGTGATCACCTCGGTGCCGGTGCTGCTCACCCTCAACGCCGCCGATGCCGTGCTGGTGCTCGGTGGCCTCGGCTTTCTTGGCCTGGGCCTGCCTGAAACCATCCCCGAATGGGGCGGCGACCTGCAGCAGGCCCTCACCGCCGTGCCCACCGGCATCTGGTGGACCGCCCTCTACCCGGGCCTGGCCATGTTTGTGCTGGTGCTGGGGCTGTCGTTTTTAGGTGAAGGCCTCGAGACCTGGCTCAGCGGTGGCAGCGCTCAGCGGACTGGTTCTTGA
- a CDS encoding FitA-like ribbon-helix-helix domain-containing protein, with product MPSLQIRDLPEPLHQLLQRRARAHKRSLSQQALADLETLAGGDPRLRRQQALERIEQRWSHSPPLKWPQSPEDLIRADRER from the coding sequence ATGCCGTCGCTCCAGATTCGCGACCTGCCCGAACCGCTGCATCAGCTATTGCAACGGCGTGCCCGGGCCCACAAACGCAGCCTCAGCCAGCAGGCCTTGGCCGACCTGGAAACCCTGGCGGGCGGCGATCCCAGACTGCGGCGTCAACAGGCCCTGGAACGAATCGAACAGCGCTGGTCGCACAGCCCTCCCCTTAAGTGGCCCCAGTCGCCGGAAGATCTGATCCGGGCCGACCGGGAGCGCTAA
- a CDS encoding MGMT family protein, translated as MPSPNAFDQQVYAAVARIPRGQLATYGQIAELIGVWGAARQVGWALRRLPLPSEIPWQRVVNAKGQISFNPSREGSDWIQRELLLAEGIPVDAAGQLPLAQHRWRA; from the coding sequence ATGCCAAGCCCAAACGCCTTCGACCAGCAGGTCTACGCCGCCGTGGCCCGCATCCCCCGCGGCCAGCTGGCTACCTACGGCCAGATCGCCGAGCTGATCGGCGTCTGGGGTGCGGCGCGCCAGGTGGGTTGGGCCCTGCGCCGCCTGCCCCTGCCGTCGGAGATCCCGTGGCAGCGAGTTGTTAATGCCAAAGGCCAGATCAGCTTCAACCCCAGCCGCGAAGGCAGTGACTGGATTCAGCGTGAGCTGCTGCTCGCTGAAGGCATCCCCGTGGATGCAGCGGGCCAGTTGCCCCTGGCCCAGCACCGTTGGCGGGCTTGA